From Chthoniobacterales bacterium:
TAAACGGCAACCATCGTCATGCCGAAGAAAATGTCCCTCAGGCTGAAGGCTGCCGACTGACCTCTGAAAACTCCGCGCCTTGCGCGTTTCGATACGATCCAGATTTGGAAACCGCGCTTGGTCACGAGGTCAGAGGCTGGAAGGGGGAATCCACGTTTGCGATACCTCCCCTCGCACGCTAATCTTCCCTCATGAGCACCTTGGCCGAAATCGAACAGGCCATTGAAAAATTGCCGAACGAGCAGCTTTTTCAACTGACGGACTGGATCTCCGAGCGCTTTTCCGACGCGTGGGATCGTCAGATCGAGCAGGATATTGTCGCGGGTAAACTCGACGACTTGGCCGCGGAAGCGATCGCCGAACATCGTGCCGGCCAGAGCTTTCCCATGCCGGCCGATAAAGAGTAAAGCGGGCCAGAAGTTCTGGAAAAATTTCAGGCAACTTCCGGTGCCCATTCAGAGGTTGGCCGCCAAGCAATAAAAGCTGTGGGCCAAAGATCCCGGACACCCTTCGCTGCAATTCAAGAAAGTGCAGAACTATTGGTCTTGCCGGGTCACGGATTCTTATCGCGCGCTCACCGTGGTTGATGGTGATACGGCGCTCTGGTTCTGGATTGGCTCGCACACCGCGTATGAGCGACTAATCAAGCGGCGCTGAAGCCGCCCCGACTAACGCGTTCCTGCACGCCCACATCCTTGCGCTGACGCGCGCTTGATCAGTCCTCGGCCTGACTGCACTCCCAAAACGCGCGGGGAGTCATGATCGCTGCGCCCTTGGAACTTTTCAGCACCAGCAAGTCCTTGTCGCCTGTCACGATAGCTTGTGCAGCTCCCGGCGAAACCAACCCAAGCACGATGAGGTCCTTCGGATCGCGACACGTCTTGGGATCAAGTTTCTCGGGCCTCACGAGATCGACGTGTTGTCGCAGGAACTTGACGTATTCTGCAACCACGCGGGACGGAACCTTGAGCTTGGTCGTGAGTTTGGTCTCCACCTCATCGAGAATTCCCTCGCCCGCAATCAGGCTGTGTCGCTCAAGGCAAAGTTCTACGATCGCTTCGCACAGACCGCGGGAGGCAACCGCTGCGATGAATACGTTCGAATCAAGGATGACCCTCATGAGAGAGCCTTGAACACATCCTCGTCACTTAGGAGCCCCTGGGCCTCGGCAAACGGCAGAATTTTTTTCCGGACCGCGCGAAATTTCTCCACGGCCACGTAGCGGCGCAATGATTCACGGACCATGTCGCTCACGGCCTTGTTCTCCCTGCGACTGAGCTTGTCGAGGTCGCCCTTCAGTGTGTCGGGTAGGCGGATGGTCAAAGTTGTCATAACGTGTAAGACACCGTAGTGCGTCTTGGCGAAGGAGTCAACCCCACGCTAACGGCGACTCAGGGCGCGTCACAAATCCCACAGCAAAAACAAAACACCCGCACGTTTCCGTGCAGGTGTCGCGAAGTGAGCAGCGCTTTGTCGCTTAAGAAACTCTCGCGCGTCTGCGCCAGCGAACAAATCCCGCGGTCAGCGCGAGCAAGGACGACGCGGCCCATGTGGCGGGCTCGGGGACGGCGGCGGTGGCGTTGATAGACCAATAAACGTTCGAGGCTTGCGTGGTGTCCTGGATGTCGCCGCTGGCGCCGTAATCGGGGAACATCAGGCCGAGGTTGGTGCCGCCATCGATCCACCCTTGGATCAGCGAGGGCGAGAAATCCCATACCACCGTGTCACCCGAAATGGTCCCCGTGGAAATGGGTGAACTCGCCCAGTTGGTGCCCGCCGCGCCGCCATAATTGAAGTTGTTCCATGTGACCGTCGCGGGGTTGTAAGCGGTCAGAACTTCATAGGCGCCCTTGGCTCCCAACGAAATATAAGGACCATAACTGTCCACGTTCGTGCTGGAACCGACGATGAGTTGCACCGAGTTGATCGTGTAGTTCGCGCCCAGAGCGCCCACCAAAGCGTTTTCGAAATCACTGCCCGGGGTGTAGATCATAGAGCGCTGGTAGTTGTAATTGGGCGCAGGATTGTAATGAGTGCTGAAATAGTCGTTCAGGAAAACGGTATCTTCGAACGGATACCAGACGTAGCTGATGATCCGGTTCACATACGTCGGATTCATGACGATAAGTTCGGCCCGCGAGGAGACCGCCCCGAGAAGAAGACATGCCCACACCAAGAAAAAATTGCGGAGGTGACAGAGCATTTTACGAAATTTTCGCCCGTCTGTTCCAGCGAACGTAACCCGCCGCACCGAGGAGCATCGCCGCAGCGCCCCATGTGCCCGGCTCGGGGACAGAGCCTGCACCGGGATCCTGGAGAAAAGTGATTGCATCTGCACTCGTGGAGGCCATGACGAGGTTATCGTAGGACTGCACGCCAAATTCCCCAGCCAATCGGAGCGAGCGGATGGCCTGGCTCGAGGTGTTGCCGAGGTCGAACCCGTAAACCACCGCGTTGGACTGCGAGACACCCTGGAAAAGGGGGGACGTGAGATCGGACTGCACCCAGAGGTCCGCCGTGTCATAGACACCGCTGGCACTGTTGTCGTAGACATGGGCGAGGACGGCGACCTGCTGTCCGTTGGTGAGCGCAAACGAGTTTGTCGCCCATCCGCTCCAGTCCGAGTTTATCAGCGTTACGTTCGGCTCGGCGGATGCCACTTGATAGGACCCAACCTGCCCGAACCAAGGACCGGTGTATTGGACTTCAAGATTGTTCGTTCCGCCCATGAGACCGACGCCGCCCAACCACGGTGTGCCGGAGTCGTTGCGGAGCAGAAATCCCAACCACACGCTGGGGTTGACCGAGGCTGCCGCGGGCATGACCAGCGTGGCCGGATAATTATAAGAGGACAGGTAGGAGCCCATTGACGTGCCTCCGACAACGAAGGGAGCCGCAGCCTCGAGCGTCGCGCCGACCGATGCGGGAGGAGCGTTCAATTGCGAAGTCCAACCGCTCGTGCTGTCAAAGCTGCTGCTGTAAAAAATAATTCCCCCGAAAGTGGTTTGCGCGAGCAGCAAACACGCGAGAAATACGCATGACTTCGACGCCGCATTTTGCATAGCAATCAAATGCGCTTGCGCCAGCGAACAAATCCCGCGGTCAGCGCGAGCAAGGACGCTGCGGCCCAACTGCCGGGCTCGGGAACAACACCGCCGGTGATCGGGCCGATGCTGTTGATCGCGTTCGCCGGATAACTCGGCGCGTTCGTCGAAAGACCGAAGTAGATGCTGTCGATGGCGAAATCGTTCCCGCCTTCGGCGGAGACCGTGTTGCGCAGACGGAAGGAAATCGTGGTCGGCGCGGACAGGAAATATCCGTCGCGATAAGTCAGATACCAAATGTCGATGGAATTCGTAGGGATAGTGACGGAGGTGGTGAGTTGTTGCCACGCACCCGAGTTGTTCAGGCTCATCTCGAAGGCCAATTGCGGCGGCGCGGCGGGATAGACGCTGGCGATATAGGCTTGGAAGCGGTAATAGACCGGCGCATTGGTCGTGCTCACGGTGATGTCGCCCGGATTGACCGTGATCGTCTGCATCCAAGGCGAAGCGTTGGTGTCGGTCGATCCGTTGGCGGCAAGATAGTTTGTGCCGCTCTGCGCGGAAAGACTGCCCGCCCCGGCCCAGATGGAATGCACCTGATTCAGGCTCTGGATGACGCTGTATTCGCCCGCATTCATGAGACCAGGCGAGTTGGGGACTTTGTAGGTGTAGTCGCTGGTGAAGCCGGTATTCCCCGACTCGAAGCTGCCGTTGACGATGAGATTGGCGTGGCCCACAGCGAGAGTAGAGAGGAGCCAAACGGCGGCGGAGAACACGCCAAAGCGCATAACGTAATATTCGTAAAATTTACCCTCTTGTCAAACCGCCGCCGCGCTCCCGGAAGAAGCCAATGCCACGCGTTGACGCGCACCGCAGGCCATGCGAGAACAGGCTCATGAGTCGCAGTCGGCCCAGCACAAAGCCTCGCTCCAGCGCATCGGCCGCCGCCGCGCGCCGCTCCGATATGCGCCGCATCGAGGCCATGTCGGTCGAGGAACGCATCCGCGCGGCACTTGGGATGCGTCGGCGCTTCGCCCGGCTGAGCCCCGCCCCAATCACGGCTTGAGACCGGTGGAAACGCCGCCGGACATTCTCGACGCGGCGGAAAACGTGCTGCAGATCATGCAACGGCATCGCATCGATGCCGTGGTCATCGGCGCTGTGGCCTTGGCGGCCCACCGCTACGTGCGACAGACCGAGGATCTCGACATGGCGGTCAACGCCGATCTGGAACACCTGCGGCTGCTTGCTGCCACGCTGAATACCGAGGGGTATCGTGCCTCACTGCACGAACCCGACGCACAGGATGCACTGGGAGGCGTCATCGATGTGGAGGGCCCGTTCGGCGTTCTGCAGATCATCAGTTACGCGGGTAAATTTCCGGCCGTCATTGAGGATGCTTTACGCGAGGCCAAGATGTCGGTGCGCGCAGGCAGTCCATTGAAGCTTGTTCCGCTACCGCACCTCGTTGCACTCAAGCTCTACGCGGGCGGGATGAAGTCGAAAGCGGATGTCGTCGAAGTGTTGTTGCGCAACCCCGATGCCGACCTGGATGCCATGCGCAGGCTCTGCGCTTCGTATCGGTTGGCGGGTCTGGAGGAACTGATCGACGAGGCGAAGTCTCAGGCATCCTGAACAAAACAACCGCACGTTTCCGCGCGGGTGTCGTGAAGTGAAGCGGCGCTTGGATGACTACGAAACTTTGGCGCGTTTGCGCCAGCGCATGAACGCCGCGCCACCGACGAGCAGCGCCGCCGCGGCCCATGTGCCGGGTTCGGGGATCACTGCAGCCGGCGTGTATTCGTAAGTGAGGTTGATGGTCCCTCCTGCCAGGACTCCAGCAGTATCCGTATTAAAAGCCGTGCCGCTGACGGCGAGACTTACCACACGCAAGAGGCTGCTATTAAAGGTTCCGCCGCCGATCGCGCTGTAGTAAGCAGCATTGGCAAGTTGATCACTGCTGAAACTGGACTCGTTGACACCGGCACCACTTAATAGAGTGAAGGTTTGCAAGGTGTCGGGGGCTATGGTTTGCCCCGAGGTAGAGACTGGTGAAGTGCTCAGCGGGTCGATCAGTGAGCCATTGATGCCGGTCGGCGCGCCCACTCCCGAAAAGGTCAGGCGTATGCGTCCACGAGAATTTAGAACCAGGGTCGCCGGAGCCTCGAGATCGAGGTTATCAACATCGTAGGAACCGCTGAGAACCCCCGTTGCTTCGAGTGTGATCGCTGTGAGTGTTCCAAGGTTCAGGTCAAATTTGTTCCAAGTAAGGAGGGCCGCCGTCGAACCCACGTTGCTGTAATTTTGCGTCTGCAAAACGATCGCAGAGTGGGCACTGACAACGGAAAGCATTGCAGCGGCGGCGAGGGCAAAGGCTTTTTTCATGGGTTACGAAATTTGCATAGGAAAATAACACCCTTGAAAACCAAGTCAACGCAATATCGTAACTTTCATGTTGCTTGGACAATTCGCTGTTATCAAGTGCTTTACACATAATTTGGTCACAGCTGGAACCTGTTACCCCTTGACTGAGTCCGGCCCGAATTCTTGACCTACGCCAAAAAGGCTTTCGGCTCTCGTTCACAGGAATCTTTTCGCTTTACGGTCCGTATAATATGCATAACGATCTGTCATTATTACGCATCGGTTACCCC
This genomic window contains:
- a CDS encoding ribbon-helix-helix protein, CopG family codes for the protein MTTLTIRLPDTLKGDLDKLSRRENKAVSDMVRESLRRYVAVEKFRAVRKKILPFAEAQGLLSDEDVFKALS
- a CDS encoding PEP-CTERM sorting domain-containing protein (PEP-CTERM proteins occur, often in large numbers, in the proteomes of bacteria that also encode an exosortase, a predicted intramembrane cysteine proteinase. The presence of a PEP-CTERM domain at a protein's C-terminus predicts cleavage within the sorting domain, followed by covalent anchoring to some some component of the (usually Gram-negative) cell surface. Many PEP-CTERM proteins exhibit an unusual sequence composition that includes large numbers of potential glycosylation sites. Expression of one such protein has been shown restore the ability of a bacterium to form floc, a type of biofilm.), whose amino-acid sequence is MSTTTVPAVSMTRRTSGCSPISRPPFSRVSRSPTRWFTGSTSATPRARPSARSDWLGNLACSPTITSSWPPRVQMQSLFSRIPVQALSPSRAHGALRRCSSVRRVTFAGTDGRKFRKMLCHLRNFFLVWACLLLGAVSSRAELIVMNPTYVNRIISYVWYPFEDTVFLNDYFSTHYNPAPNYNYQRSMIYTPGSDFENALVGALGANYTINSVQLIVGSSTNVDSYGPYISLGAKGAYEVLTAYNPATVTWNNFNYGGAAGTNWASSPISTGTISGDTVVWDFSPSLIQGWIDGGTNLGLMFPDYGASGDIQDTTQASNVYWSINATAAVPEPATWAASSLLALTAGFVRWRRRARVS
- a CDS encoding choice-of-anchor E domain-containing protein, yielding MKKAFALAAAAMLSVVSAHSAIVLQTQNYSNVGSTAALLTWNKFDLNLGTLTAITLEATGVLSGSYDVDNLDLEAPATLVLNSRGRIRLTFSGVGAPTGINGSLIDPLSTSPVSTSGQTIAPDTLQTFTLLSGAGVNESSFSSDQLANAAYYSAIGGGTFNSSLLRVVSLAVSGTAFNTDTAGVLAGGTINLTYEYTPAAVIPEPGTWAAAALLVGGAAFMRWRKRAKVS
- a CDS encoding putative toxin-antitoxin system toxin component, PIN family, yielding MRVILDSNVFIAAVASRGLCEAIVELCLERHSLIAGEGILDEVETKLTTKLKVPSRVVAEYVKFLRQHVDLVRPEKLDPKTCRDPKDLIVLGLVSPGAAQAIVTGDKDLLVLKSSKGAAIMTPRAFWECSQAED